TCGAGAAGAAGTTCGGCTCCCCAACCATCACCAAGGACGGCGTGACGGTTGCCAAAGAGATCGAGCTCAAGGATCCGATCGAGAACGTCGGCGCCCAGCTCGTCAAGGAAGTCGCCTCGAAGACCTCGGACGTTGCCGGTGACGGCACCACCACCGCTACCGTTCTGGCGCAGGCCATCTATCGCGAGGGCGTGAAGACCGTTGCCGCCGGCGCGAACCCCACCGCTCTGAAGCGCGGCATCGACAAGGCTGTCGAGACCATCGTGGGCAAGCGCAAGGAAGACGGCTCGGTTGAGGGCGGCGCCCTGGCCAAGCTCTCGAAGCCGGTCTCCGGCGACATGATCGCTCAGGTGGGCACCATCTCGGCCAACGCCGACTCGCAGATCGGCTCCATCATCGCTGCCGCCATGCAGAAGGTTGGTAAGGATGGCGTGATCACCGTGGAAGAGTCCAAGACCATGGAGACGCAGCTCGACGTCGTCGAAGGCATGCAGTTCGACCGCGGTTACCTGTCGCCTTACTTCGTCACCGATGCGGAGCGCATGGAAGCCGTTCTCGAGAACCCCTACATCCTCATCTACGAGAAGAAGATCTCCACGATGAAGGACCTGCTGCCCCTGCTGGAGCAGATCGCCCGCACCGGCAAGCCGCTGGTCATCATCGCCGAGGACGTCGACGGTGAGGCCCTGGCGACCCTGGTCGTCAACAAGCTGCGTGGCACGCTGAACGTTGCCGCCGTCAAGGCGCCTGGCTTCGGTGACCGCCGCAAGGCCATGCTGGGCGACATCGCCATCCTGACCGGTGGCCGCGCCATCACCGAAGACCTCGGCATCAAGCTCGAGAGCGTGAAGCTCGAGGACCTGGGCACCGCCAAGCGCGTGACCATCGACAAGGACAACACCACCATCGTCGACGGCGCCGGTAAGGACACCGAGATCGAAGGCCGCGTGCGCGAGATTCGTGCGCAGGTTGAGAAGACCACCTCCGACTACGACCGTGAGAAGCTGCAGGAGCGCCTGGCCAAGCTGGTTGGCGGCGTTGCCGTCATCAAGGTCGGTGCTGCTACCGAGACCGAGATGAAGGAGAAGAAGGCCCGCGTTGAGGACGCCATGCACGCGACCCGCGCTGCCGTCGAAGAAGGCATCGTCCCGGGCGGCGGCGTCGCTCTGGTTCGCTGTGCCAAGGATGTCGACGCTCTGATCAAGACCCTCGAGGGCGATGAGAAGATCGGCGCCTCCATCATCCGTCGCGCTATCGAAGAGCCCCTGCGCCAGATCGTCGGCAACGCCGGCGAAGAGGGCGCAGTGGTTGTCGGCAAGATCCTGGAAGGCAAGGACAACCAGGGTTACAACGCAGCCACCGGCGTTTTCGAGGACCTGGTTGCCGCCGGCGTCATCGACCCGACCAAGGTAACCCGCACCGCGCTGCAGAACGCTGCTTCCATCAGCGGCCTGCTGCTGACCACCGAGGCTCTCATCTCCGAGATCCCCGAGAAGGCTGCTCCGGCTGCCGGTGGCCACAGCCACGGCGGCGGCATGGACGGCATGTACTAGGTTCCTGCGCGGACGGCGAATCGCGCTTCGCGCAAAGGCACAGAACGGCCCCGGTTTCCGGGGCCGTTCTGCTTTTAAATTTCAGATAACCACGGGTGCCCCACCCTCGCAACGCTAGGGTGGGTTCGATGGCATACAAGCGCGGTTAACCTACAATCTCCTCATGCCATTAGGACTTGCCCGTCATACAACTGAGGTTCATTTTGTGACCTTCAGTTGCGATGGCCGGCGTCCATACCTGGAATCTGCCGAAACAAAGAATCTCTTCCTGGAATCACTTCGAT
This genomic window from Terriglobus albidus contains:
- the groL gene encoding chaperonin GroEL (60 kDa chaperone family; promotes refolding of misfolded polypeptides especially under stressful conditions; forms two stacked rings of heptamers to form a barrel-shaped 14mer; ends can be capped by GroES; misfolded proteins enter the barrel where they are refolded when GroES binds), with protein sequence MAKQILHGEDSRQAILRGVNTLADAVKVTLGPKGRNVVIEKKFGSPTITKDGVTVAKEIELKDPIENVGAQLVKEVASKTSDVAGDGTTTATVLAQAIYREGVKTVAAGANPTALKRGIDKAVETIVGKRKEDGSVEGGALAKLSKPVSGDMIAQVGTISANADSQIGSIIAAAMQKVGKDGVITVEESKTMETQLDVVEGMQFDRGYLSPYFVTDAERMEAVLENPYILIYEKKISTMKDLLPLLEQIARTGKPLVIIAEDVDGEALATLVVNKLRGTLNVAAVKAPGFGDRRKAMLGDIAILTGGRAITEDLGIKLESVKLEDLGTAKRVTIDKDNTTIVDGAGKDTEIEGRVREIRAQVEKTTSDYDREKLQERLAKLVGGVAVIKVGAATETEMKEKKARVEDAMHATRAAVEEGIVPGGGVALVRCAKDVDALIKTLEGDEKIGASIIRRAIEEPLRQIVGNAGEEGAVVVGKILEGKDNQGYNAATGVFEDLVAAGVIDPTKVTRTALQNAASISGLLLTTEALISEIPEKAAPAAGGHSHGGGMDGMY